One window of the Papio anubis isolate 15944 unplaced genomic scaffold, Panubis1.0 scaffold97, whole genome shotgun sequence genome contains the following:
- the LOC101020511 gene encoding uncharacterized protein LOC101020511 produces the protein MSKRSEDTPVNISDKKKRKHLCLSIAQKVKLLEKLDSGVSVKHLTEEYGVGMTTIYDLKKQKDKLLKFYAESDEQILLKNRKTLHKAKNEDLDRVLKDWIRQRLSEHMPLNGVLIMKQAKIYHNELKIEGNCEYSTGWLQKFKKRHGIKFLKICGNKASAGREAAEKFTGKFSNDDEQDGNLEGFYISSEKKIMSDLLTYTKNIHPETVSKLEEEDIKDVFNSNNEVPVVHSLSNGEVTKMVLNQGDHNSNDNEDDVNTAEKVPIDDMVKMCDGLIKGLEQHAFITEQEIMSVYKIKERLLRQKASLMRQMTLKETFKKAIQRNASSSLQNPLLGPSTASDAASHLKIKYSMQ, from the coding sequence atgtcaaaaagatCTGAAGATACCCCTGTGAATATCAGtgataagaaaaagaggaagcatTTATGTTTATCTATAGCACAGAAAGTCAAGTTGTTGGAGAAACTGGACAGTGGTGTAAGTGTGAAGCATCTTACAGAGGAGTATGGTGTTGGAATGACCACCATATATGacctgaagaaacagaaggataAACTATTGAAGTTTTATGCTGAAAGTGATGAGCAGATactattgaaaaatagaaaaacacttcataaagctaaaaatgaagaTCTTGATCGTGTATTGAAAGATTGGATCCGTCAGCGTCTCAGTGAACACATGCCACTTAATGGTGTGCTGATCATGAAACAAGCAAAGATCTATCACAATGAACTAAAAATTGAGGGAAACTGTGAATATTCAACAGGCTGGttgcagaaatttaagaaaagacatggcattaaatttttaaagatttgtggcAATAAAGCATCTGCTGGTCGTGAAGCAGCAGAGAAGTTTACTGGCAAGTTCAGTAATGATGATGAACAAGATGGTAACTTGGAAGGATTCTATAtatcaagtgagaaaaaaataatgtctgaCCTCCTTAcgtatacaaaaaatatacatcCAGAGACTGTCAGTAAGCTGGAAGAAGAGGATATCAAAGATGTTTTTAACAGTAATAACGAGGTTCCAGTTGTTCATTCATTGTCCAATGGTGAAGTAACAAAAATGGTTCTGAATCAAGGTGAtcataatagtaatgataatgaaGATGATGTTAACACTGCAGAAAAAGTGCCTATAGATGACATGGTAAAAATGTGTGATGGGCTTATTAAAGGACTAGAGCAGCATGCATTCATAACAGAACAAGAAATCATGtcagtttataaaatcaaagagagaCTTCTAAGACAAAAAGCGTCATTAATGAGGCAGATGactctgaaagaaacatttaaaaaagccATCCAGAGGAATGCTTCTTCCTCTCTACAGAACCCACTTCTTGGTCCCTCAACTGCTTCTGATGCTGCTtctcacctaaaaataaaatacagtatgcaGTAA
- the LOC116273620 gene encoding putative lipoyltransferase 2, mitochondrial isoform X1, translating to MRQPAVRLVRLGRVPYAELLGLQDRWLRRLQAEPGTEASSGTEAGALLLCEPAGPVYTAGLRGGLTPEETARLRALGAEVRVTGRGGLATFHGPGQLLCHPVLDLRRLGLRLRMHVAALEACAVRLCELQGLQDARARSPPYTGVWLDDRKICAIGVRCGRHITSHGLALNCSTDLTWFEHIVPCGLVGTGVTSLSKELQRHVTVDEVMPPFLVAFKEIYKCTLISEDSPN from the exons ATGCGGCAACCCGCGGTTCGGCTGGTGCGCCTGGGTCGGGTGCCGTACGCCGAGCTGCTGGGGCTGCAGGACCGCTGGCTGCGGCGGCTACAGGCCGAGCCAGGCACTGAAGCCTCGTCGGGGACTGAGGCGGGCGCGCTCCTGCTCTGCGAGCCCGCGGGGCCCGTGTACACGGCCGGGCTGCGCGGCGGCCTGACGCCCGAGGAAACTGCGCGGCTACGGGCCTTGGGCGCCGAGGTGCGCGTCACAGGCCGCGGTGGCCTGGCCACCTTCCACGGCCCGGGCCAGCTGCTTTGCCACCCGGTACTCGACCTGCGGCGTCTCGGTCTGCGCTTGCGCATGCACGTAGCGGCGCTGGAGGCGTGCGCCGTGCGCCTGTGCGAGCTCCAGGGCCTGCAGGACGCCCGCGCGCGGTCCCCGCCCTACACCGGCGTCTGGCTGGACGATCGCAAGATCTGCGCGATCG GAGTCCGCTGTGGAAGGCACATCACGTCCCACGGCCTGGCTCTCAACTGCTCTACAGACCTCACGTGGTTTGAGCACATTGTGCCCTGTGGACTGGTTGGGACAGGCGTCACTTCCTTGAGTAAGGAGCTCCAGAGGCACGTCACCGTGGATGAAGTAATGCCACCTTTCCTTGTGGCCTTTAAGGAGATCTACAAGTGCACACTGATCTCAGAGGACAGCCCCAACTGA
- the LOC116273620 gene encoding putative lipoyltransferase 2, mitochondrial isoform X2, protein MRQPAVRLVRLGRVPYAELLGLQDRWLRRLQAEPGTEASSGTEAGALLLCEPAGPVYTAGLRGGLTPEETARLRALGAEVRVTGRGGLATFHGPGQLLCHPVLDLRRLGLRLRMHVAALEACAVRLCELQGLQDARARSPPYTGVWLDDRKICAIGERRGAGRDLRAGESAVEGTSRPTAWLSTALQTSRGLSTLCPVDWLGQASLP, encoded by the exons ATGCGGCAACCCGCGGTTCGGCTGGTGCGCCTGGGTCGGGTGCCGTACGCCGAGCTGCTGGGGCTGCAGGACCGCTGGCTGCGGCGGCTACAGGCCGAGCCAGGCACTGAAGCCTCGTCGGGGACTGAGGCGGGCGCGCTCCTGCTCTGCGAGCCCGCGGGGCCCGTGTACACGGCCGGGCTGCGCGGCGGCCTGACGCCCGAGGAAACTGCGCGGCTACGGGCCTTGGGCGCCGAGGTGCGCGTCACAGGCCGCGGTGGCCTGGCCACCTTCCACGGCCCGGGCCAGCTGCTTTGCCACCCGGTACTCGACCTGCGGCGTCTCGGTCTGCGCTTGCGCATGCACGTAGCGGCGCTGGAGGCGTGCGCCGTGCGCCTGTGCGAGCTCCAGGGCCTGCAGGACGCCCGCGCGCGGTCCCCGCCCTACACCGGCGTCTGGCTGGACGATCGCAAGATCTGCGCGATCGGTGAGCGCCGCGGCGCAGGGCGGGACCTGAGAGCCGGG GAGTCCGCTGTGGAAGGCACATCACGTCCCACGGCCTGGCTCTCAACTGCTCTACAGACCTCACGTGGTTTGAGCACATTGTGCCCTGTGGACTGGTTGGGACAGGCGTCACTTCCTTGA